The Algoriphagus sp. TR-M9 genome has a window encoding:
- a CDS encoding glycosyltransferase family 61 protein, with translation MAQEISVKRDLPENLSSQDRELFEDSLQTNFLVLPLLHLKKVAILQDTVFCPKKLKFYATHTHVNSLGFLPLAKRVVHCFPKKWRKIDHGIWIKDEWSANYFHWMTDCLPRLWMGLEQGISDRVILHDSFQHIPYVTQSLKLLQINPLYYHSKENLWVENLILTPRTATFPNFNIKYTRKTRAVFSPKASKPPHKKIYVSRKLAPKRKAHNELDVELLVRKKGYEIIYAEKLSVKQQIDLMAETKTLVALHGAALTNMLFMQEGQNVIELRNIGDSETQCYFNLANALKLNYFYTLNQGDFHDTIMTDFTIDLQALEEVLDLLEK, from the coding sequence TTGGCACAGGAGATTAGCGTAAAAAGGGATTTACCTGAAAACCTCAGTTCGCAGGACAGGGAGTTGTTTGAAGACTCACTACAGACCAATTTTTTGGTTCTGCCCCTGCTCCATCTGAAAAAAGTAGCCATCCTGCAGGATACGGTTTTTTGTCCTAAAAAACTGAAATTCTATGCCACACACACCCATGTGAACTCTCTGGGATTTCTGCCGCTGGCAAAGCGAGTGGTCCATTGCTTTCCAAAGAAATGGAGAAAAATAGACCATGGAATCTGGATAAAAGATGAATGGAGTGCCAATTACTTCCATTGGATGACTGATTGCTTGCCGAGACTTTGGATGGGACTGGAACAAGGGATCTCTGACCGCGTGATCCTCCACGATTCCTTCCAGCATATCCCCTACGTTACTCAGAGCCTAAAACTCCTACAGATCAACCCACTTTATTATCATTCCAAAGAAAACCTTTGGGTGGAAAACCTGATTTTAACGCCACGCACAGCCACCTTCCCTAATTTTAACATCAAGTACACCCGTAAAACCAGAGCCGTATTTTCCCCCAAAGCAAGTAAGCCCCCGCATAAAAAAATATATGTGAGCCGTAAACTTGCCCCCAAGCGCAAAGCTCATAATGAACTGGATGTTGAGCTTCTGGTGAGGAAAAAAGGGTATGAAATAATCTATGCCGAAAAACTCAGTGTAAAGCAGCAAATAGATCTAATGGCTGAAACCAAGACCTTGGTGGCCTTACATGGCGCTGCACTCACCAACATGTTATTTATGCAGGAAGGCCAAAATGTAATAGAACTGCGAAACATAGGTGACAGTGAAACACAATGCTACTTCAATCTCGCTAATGCCCTGAAGCTGAATTATTTCTACACACTGAACCAAGGAGACTTCCACGACACGATCATGACTGACTTTACCATAGACCTTCAGGCATTGGAAGAAGTTCTAGACCTCTTAGAAAAATAA
- the murA gene encoding UDP-N-acetylglucosamine 1-carboxyvinyltransferase, producing MGSFRVNGGIKLKGEIIPQGAKNEALQILCAVLLTPEKVTIEKIPNIVDVNKLIELLSDMGVKVTKEGPETYSFQADEVNLAYMETEDYLKKASSLRGSVMLLGPLLARFGKGKLSKPGGDKIGRRRMDTHFTGFQKLGAKFHYDSKNEIFHIDGQDLKGSYMLLDEASVTGTANIVMAASMAEGETTIYNAACEPYLQQLCDMLNRMGAKITGVGSNLLKIQGVKKLGGTTHKMLPDMIEIGSFIGLAAMTQSEITIKDCQIPRLGIIPDTFRRMGIKLEFRGDDIFVPAQKHYEIETFIDGSILTVADAIWPGFTPDLLSIVLVTATQAKGTVLVHQKMFESRLFFVDKLIDMGAQIILCDPHRATVIGLDRKTELRGIRMTSPDIRAGVALLIAALSASGTSIIDNVEQIDRGYQNIDERLKALGADIERL from the coding sequence ATGGGATCTTTTCGGGTCAATGGGGGAATCAAACTCAAAGGCGAGATCATTCCCCAGGGAGCTAAAAACGAAGCACTTCAGATACTCTGCGCCGTACTCCTCACGCCAGAGAAAGTAACAATCGAAAAAATCCCAAATATCGTAGACGTCAACAAGCTCATCGAGCTGCTGTCAGATATGGGAGTGAAAGTCACCAAAGAAGGCCCTGAAACCTATAGCTTTCAAGCCGATGAGGTAAATCTAGCGTACATGGAGACCGAAGATTACCTGAAAAAGGCTTCATCGCTCCGCGGCTCGGTCATGTTACTTGGGCCGTTGTTGGCCAGATTTGGCAAAGGCAAACTTTCCAAACCCGGAGGCGATAAAATAGGCAGGAGAAGAATGGACACCCATTTTACAGGCTTCCAAAAACTCGGTGCCAAATTCCACTACGATTCCAAAAACGAGATTTTTCATATAGATGGACAGGACCTAAAAGGTAGCTACATGCTGCTGGACGAAGCCTCTGTCACCGGCACCGCCAATATCGTAATGGCTGCCAGCATGGCCGAAGGAGAAACCACTATCTACAATGCAGCCTGCGAACCTTACCTGCAGCAGCTCTGTGATATGCTTAACCGCATGGGGGCAAAAATCACTGGAGTAGGCTCAAACCTGCTGAAAATCCAAGGTGTAAAAAAGCTTGGGGGCACTACACATAAGATGCTTCCAGACATGATTGAGATCGGTTCATTCATAGGGTTGGCGGCCATGACCCAATCTGAAATCACCATCAAAGATTGCCAAATACCTCGTCTGGGCATAATCCCGGACACCTTCAGACGAATGGGGATCAAGCTGGAGTTCAGGGGAGATGACATCTTTGTACCTGCGCAGAAGCATTACGAAATCGAAACTTTCATTGACGGGTCCATCCTTACGGTGGCTGATGCCATCTGGCCAGGATTTACACCGGACCTCTTGAGTATAGTCTTGGTGACAGCTACCCAAGCCAAAGGAACTGTTTTGGTACATCAGAAGATGTTTGAGTCCAGGTTATTCTTCGTGGATAAACTGATCGATATGGGAGCGCAGATCATCCTCTGTGATCCGCACCGAGCTACGGTAATCGGTTTGGACCGGAAAACTGAGCTTAGAGGAATACGAATGACTTCCCCTGACATACGAGCTGGAGTAGCATTGCTGATCGCAGCGCTTTCTGCCAGTGGCACTTCTATCATAGACAATGTGGAGCAAATCGATAGAGGTTACCAAAATATAGACGAGCGATTGAAAGCCCTGGGTGCCGATATCGAGCGATTGTAA
- a CDS encoding DUF4290 domain-containing protein, with the protein MEQIELDKPELILKEYGKNVQRLVDHITGIEDREKRTQSAYTAIEIIKQLNPSLKQENDQKLWDDLFIMSDFKLDVDSPFPMPEKELLGKKPLPIGYPSSEIKFKHYGRNIEKLIEGAIQIEDDEEQEAAIIFIGQLMRSFHSTWNRDNFDDAIILDDIKTLSKGKLHIDLEKVKENGLFESNTRRDFKLPLQNDRKTTKNKRSSHSNKRRGNGHNKKRRN; encoded by the coding sequence ATGGAGCAAATTGAATTAGACAAACCAGAACTCATTTTGAAAGAATACGGCAAAAATGTTCAACGACTCGTTGATCACATCACGGGTATTGAAGACCGTGAGAAGCGCACACAAAGTGCCTACACTGCGATAGAAATCATCAAGCAGCTGAATCCTTCCCTCAAGCAGGAAAACGATCAGAAACTTTGGGATGACCTGTTTATCATGTCAGACTTCAAACTTGACGTAGACTCCCCCTTCCCCATGCCGGAAAAAGAACTCCTGGGCAAGAAGCCCTTGCCGATAGGCTATCCTAGCAGCGAGATCAAATTCAAGCATTACGGTAGGAATATAGAAAAACTCATCGAAGGAGCCATTCAGATCGAAGATGATGAAGAGCAGGAAGCTGCGATTATTTTCATCGGGCAATTGATGCGAAGTTTTCATTCGACCTGGAACAGGGACAATTTTGACGACGCCATCATTCTGGATGATATCAAGACACTCTCTAAAGGTAAACTCCACATCGACCTGGAGAAAGTAAAGGAAAACGGGCTATTTGAATCCAACACCCGAAGAGACTTTAAGCTACCTTTACAAAACGATCGCAAAACCACCAAAAACAAGCGGTCAAGCCACAGTAATAAACGCCGGGGAAACGGCCACAACAAAAAACGTAGAAATTAA